TTAGTCTTATTATCAGTTATTTTTTCACCATTGACTATTCATTCACATCTCATGCTTCTTCGTTTGCTTTTTCGTCTCTATCTCTTCTCCATCCGCATCTGCTTTTCCATTCTGCTTTCCATTTTTCTCTTTCTTCAGGAGTCATGTTGCTGAATTTTTCCTGCATTTTTTGTCTCCACATTTCATGGCGTCCACCGTGACATCCACCACGACCTTTAAAGCCGCCGAATAAAATCTTGCTTAACACTAATATTCCTAAAGCCTGCCAATACGTAACAGCTTTAACTCCTAACACGGCAACTAATACGCAATTCCATAATCCCATTACGACCAATCCAAAAAGGAATATGCCAACAATTACCATCGGGATGATCATGAAAAATTTTCTTCTTCTAAATTCTGGTCTCATTGTAAATATTTTTATTGTTTTAATAATTGTCTTCGCCAAGCTTAGACTGACAATTGTTTTTAATAATTTAATAATTCGTTTCTAAGATTCGCTAATCGTTCTCTCAAATGCAGCACTGCATAACGTTTACGGCTAATGAGTGTGGCCACACTTACACCGGTTTGTTCAGAGATAATTTTAAATGGAATGTCTTCTAATTCGTTTTGGATAAAAACATTTTTTTGTTCTACAGGTAATTCATCTAATGCTTGTTGCAATTCTTCCCAAAATAAATTTCTTATATAAGCTGTTTCAGGTGAGTTATCATCGGCTATTAAAAACTCTCTCCAATCAAAACTGTCATCATCATTGGATGCAGCAACAACATCATCTGCCAACGGTAATTTTTGTTTACGATAGCTGTCAGTAACCTTATTACGTGCAACAGTGAATAACCAACTGCTTACCTGTTCAATAGGTGTAGTATTGCCGGCAAATTGGTAAAAAACTTCCTGTAAAATATCTTCTGCATCTTCATTGCTGTTAACGCGTTTGCGGATAAATCCAAACAAGCGCTTGCCATAAGCCTTAATAGTATCAGTGATATTATTATTCCGTTCTGCAGTCATTGTGTTTGGTATAGCCAGTGCCTTATCCATATATAACAAGGTAGACGGCGGACAAGGCCAAATATTTTAAAAACAGGAAAATATTTTAGTGATGTTTGAAGTATTGTATTTCCCTTTCGTGTTTCCTGGCTGCTTCTAAGGTAGAGAAAGTACCTAAATTTTTGCGTCGATTGGTCTTTGTATCTTTTGTACGGGAATATATTCGGTATTCTCCCGATTTTAATTTGCGAATCATAACCAAAGATTTAAAGTGTTATTTATGCTCTATTGTCATCATCATCTAAATCGTCGTCTTCATCAATCTCATCATCCGGAATTCCGCCATTTACATGCTTAGTGTCATTGGCGGGAATTAATTTTTCATCCACTTCATGACCGGCAGCATAGATATGCATATCTTCCAAAGCATTCATATTATCTTCTTTGCTGCCAGGTATTTGTTTTTTCTTTTTCATGACAAACAGTTTACTATATATGCCCTGAAAACTGTGCCATAGTTGATTGGAAATTCCAAATAGCAAATAACAAATCTCAAATAAGTCGAAATGGCAGCTAAATCATGAAATGCGCTGTGTTGTCTGCGGCCCTATAGGACAATTTACGCGGCAGCCGATGAAATGAATTTTACCAGGCATCTTTTGGCAATAGGTAATAATGTTTCTTCCAAAGGGAATTTAAGAGAGGTTTCTACTGCGTACACAGCTGGATTTGGCAAATCGCTGCGTTTACGGATCAATTCATATTTAATATGCTCGTAAGTAGTAGCAATGCTGCGATACCACATATCGATATAAGCCGTTTTTATGCTGCGGTATTTTTCTTCACTTTTTTCAAATATAGAAAGACGATATTGATACACTCGAGTATCTTTTTCATCGCCGGTGTTGAGGAAGAAATAACCCTCGTTGTTATCCAACGGAACAATACCAATAGGAGTGATGTTTATTTTAGTTTCTACAAATTCGTATATCTCAGCGCCATTGCTGATGGTTTGTTTGATAGTATTGGCAGAATAATTAATAATATCTTCCAATTCCTGCATCATTTCATCATCTTCGATCAATTGCTCGTATAGCCATTGCAGCTTTTGCATTTGTATGCCGGATAATTTTTTAGGAAACTGTTCCTGCAGAAATCGTTTATTTTCTCTAAAAGCTATGATATTGTTGTAATGAAAAATTATATCCGCTAATTCGGGATATAACATATTTTGACGAAAACAACTGTTCACCTCCTGCAGATAAGCAAGAAGCGTGTACTTCTTTAGCTCAAAGTCTATATAGCCTTCAGCAAACCAGGTTTCAGAAAGTGTTCTCATATTCGTGTAATGTGAATTTACGGAAAAGATTTCAAGAAAAGTCAGCAGAATAGCAGTAATTGGTTTACAAGGCTGCTATGAAAATATGCTGCACAAGAGAGTGACACAAGGATGTTGAATAGAGAATTAATGCCGGCGCAAAAAGTCTTATTTATACTTATTAAAATAATTTCTGAAAAACAATAACTGGTATTTTACCGCATTTGCCCAATAGTCCCAATTATGTTCACCGGGACGTTCTATATAATCATGCTGAATTTTTAAGGATAACATTTTTTCATGCAATTGATGATTGATTGTATAAAATCCATCGCTTGTTCCACAATCAATAATAAATGCCAGCGAATCAGAAGGTTTATAATTTTCTATAAAATTGACAGCAGAGTAATCGTGCCAGTAAGGATTGTTGGTTGTGGTATCGCCAATGCGTTTTATAATATCATATTTATTATGAGAAGAAAGCAGATCGACGCCCCCACTCATGCTTCCACAAGCACCGAACAATTCAGGATGACGAATGCTTAAAAATAGAGCGCCATGTCCCCCCATGCTTAAACCGGCAATAGCTCTTCCGTGTTTATTTTTTATGGTTCGATAATGAGTATCGATGTATTTGATCACTTCTTTAGAAATATACGTTTCATATCTCATGGTCGAATCAACAGGGCTATCAAAATACCAACTGCTAAAACCCCCATCCGGGCAGATCAATAGCATCTGGTAATCGTCTGCCTGTTTTTTTAAGGAAGGCACTTTTTGTATCCAGTTAGAATAGTTCCCGCTGTAACCGTGCAATAAGTAAACCACAGGATAATTGCTTTTTTGTGTTTTATAGGAATTAGGGCTTATTACCACGCAGGAAATGCTTTTTTTCATAGCAGCACTATAAATAGTAATAGTATCCACAGTAGCAGCAGTGCAAAAAAAGGGTAGCAAATAGAAAAATATAAAAAGTTTTTTCATAATATAAAATATATTTATGCGGCTTTAAGCCTATTCAGACAGTAATTTATGCTCATTTTTTTAATCTTGTAATTAGTTTTGAAAATTAGCGGGAGTTCTTTACCTTTGCACTCCTTAAAATTTAGGTTATGAACGCAGTAGCATTTGTACACGAACAATTGGCAACAAAAAAACAAGTTCCTTCTTTTAAAGCTGGAGACAATATTACCGTTAATTATAAAATTATTGAAGGTAATAAAGAGCGTATCCAAAGCTTCAAAGGCGATGTGATCAAACGTCAGGGAACCGGCGCTACTGCAACATTTACTGTTCGCAAGATCAGCGATGGCGTAGGTGTTGAGCGTTTATTTCCTACAAACTCTCCTAATATCGATAGCATCGTATTAAACAAAGTTGGTAAAGTACGTCGTGCTAAATTATTTTACCTGCGTGAAAGAAGCGGTAAAAGCGCTCGTATCCAGGAAAAAAGAATGGCGACGACTTCTTAACAAAACTTTTGGTATAAGATTTTCTATTGAAAATCAATTATTTTTGCGTACTTTGTATTATAAGCCTACCCTATATCTGAAAATTGGAACGATTGTTGGCTAAGGCGATAATATACCAATCATTCCAATTCCTCCGACAAGACCTTTCCCCCTAAAGCAACGATTATTGCTTATTTCTTAAAATTTAAAATGATTAAATCATGAGAAAGGTTATTTTATTTGCTATTGTTGCAGGATTGGCTCTTGCAATTGCATCTTGTTCAAGGGGAATTACACCGTATGAAGCGGCTAATGGAAAAGCTAAATGCGGTCGTTACATCAGGTAATTATTTATTTGAAGTCTCACTTGTCCCGAACTTATTAAAGGAGGTCTATTTTTAGATCTCCTTTTTTTGTAGCAATAAAATTTACAATGCTTACCGGAGTAACTGTTAAATGTGTTTCTTGTTGTGTTTTTTGTTTTACCTTTACATCTTCATTCACAGTTAAAAATACAAACATGGGAGATTTATTTAGTGGCCCGCACATGATATTGATAATATTGGTTGTGCTGCTTTTGTTTGGAGGTAAAAAAATTCCCGAACTAATGCGTGGTTTAGGAAGCGGCATCAGAGAATTCAAAGATGCTAAGGATGGTGTAAAAAGAGAGATCAAAGACCAATTGAATAGTGAATCGAACAAAGAAGTAGCTGCCTCAAACAGTTCTAAACAGATTTCGTCTGACACACAGTAATAACCAAAAATCATCTTTTTTTATAAACAAAACCTCGCAGTAATTTTGCGAGGTTTTGTTTATAGGCATTTTATATCCCTAAAATTTCATGAAATTTTTCAATATAGGTAAAGGCGACAATTCAAGGGCAGAAATGTCTTTTTTTGAGCATTTAGATGTATTGCGCGGGCATCTTTTTAAATCAGCTGTTGCTGTTGCGTTAGGCGCTATTGTAATGGTAGTGTTTGATGATCTGATCATCAAGAAAATTTTGATGGGCCCAACACACAAAGATTTTCCTACTTATACTTTTTTGTGCAGGCTTGATCAGCGTTTTAACCTAGGTGACAAATTGTGCATGGGAGAAATAAATGTAAAAATGCAGAGCACAACAGTTGCAGGACAATTTGGTGTGTTCTTTAATATTATTTTGATAGGTGGTTTTATTATTGCGTTTCCATATGTATTTTGGCAATTTTGGAAATTTGTACGACCGGCTTTGTCATCAAAAGAATTGAAAAATTCAAGAGGTGTCATCTTTTGGGTTTCTTTTCTTTTCTTTATCGGAGTATTGTTTGGGTATTTTGTAATTGCTCCTTATACTGTTAGTTTTTTTGCTCATTTTTCAATAGATGATAATATTGAAAACATATGGACAATAGGAAGCTATTTCAATACATTGGTGCCGCTTATTTTAGGTGCAGGACTTGCTTTTCAACTTCCGTTAGTGATGTATTTTTTAGCTAAAGTAGATGTGGTAAGCGCTAAATGGTTAAGAAAGGTCCGCAGGTATGCTATTATTATCATGTTGGTTTTATCGGGTATTATAACGCCTCCGGATATGTTAAGCCAGATAATATGCACCATTCCGTTACTGATCTTATATGAAATAAGTATTTTACTTTGCGCAAAAGTGGAAAGAAGAAAAGCGAAGGAAAGCGTTGTAGAATGGAGTTAGGCGTATAAATAATTTAATCTTTAAAAAAATAGAAGTGTTTTTATTCAACTCAATAGACGAATATCATCAACAACTTATACAAGGTAATACATCCTGCGAAGCAGTAATAACACATTACTTGCAGCAAATAGATAAGCATAAAGAGCTAAATGCGTTTGTAAATATTTATAAAGAAGAAGCCTTGAAACGGGCAGCAGCGTTGGATGAAAAACGGAAACAGCGTGAGCCATTAAAAAAATTACACGGAGTTGTTGTTGCTATTAAAGATGTTATCTGTCATAAAGATCATGAAGTAACTGCATCTTCAAATATTTTAAAAGGTTTTAAGTCTATCTATAACGCTACATCTGTTCAAAAACTATTGGATGAAGATGCTATCATCATTGGCTCCTGCAACTGTGATGAATTTGCAATGGGCAGTTCCAACGAAAATTCCTCATACGGTCCGGTATTGAATGCATTTGATACTACTAAGGTTCCCGGCGGTTCTTCCGGTGGAAGTGCTGTAGCTGTGCAAGCCGGCATGTGCATGGTAAGCTTAGGAAGCGATACAGGAGGTTCAGTACGTCAGCCTGCTGATTTTTGCGGTATTGTTGGTATTAAACCAACTTATGGAAGAATATCCAGGTATGGATTGATCGCTTATGCTTCTTCATTCGACCAGATAGGAGTTTTTGGAAATACCATTGAAGATGTAGAAAAAACGCTAGAAGTTATTTCTGGCCCCGATGATTTTGACAGTACAGCCATTCAGCAAGGATCATTAAATTTTTCTTCCTCCAACAATAAAGAAAAAAAATATCGTATCGCTTATTTCAAAGAAGCAATTGAGCATGAGTCGCTGGATAAAGAAATAAGTAACGGCATTAACAAAACGTTGGAACAATTAAAAAATAACGGAAACACTGTGCAAGCAGTTGAATTTGATCTGTTGGATTATGTGGTACCTGCTTACTATGTATTGACCACTGCAGAGGCAAGCAGCAATTTAAGCCGCTTTGATGGTGTACGTTACGGGCACAGAACAAAGGAAGCAGTTACCGACCTGGTGGATTTTTATAAACGTACACGCAGTGAAGGTTTTGGCAAAGAAGTGCAAAAAAGAATTTTATTAGGGACTTTTGTGCTAAGCGCGGGCTATTATGACGCTTATTATAGCAAAGCACAAAAAGTTCGTAGGTTATTAACGGATAAAATCGCTGCTATCTTTAAAGAATACGATGCAATAGTTTTACCAACATCGCCCAC
The Ferruginibacter albus DNA segment above includes these coding regions:
- a CDS encoding RNA polymerase sigma factor, translating into MTAERNNNITDTIKAYGKRLFGFIRKRVNSNEDAEDILQEVFYQFAGNTTPIEQVSSWLFTVARNKVTDSYRKQKLPLADDVVAASNDDDSFDWREFLIADDNSPETAYIRNLFWEELQQALDELPVEQKNVFIQNELEDIPFKIISEQTGVSVATLISRKRYAVLHLRERLANLRNELLNY
- a CDS encoding alpha/beta hydrolase is translated as MKKLFIFFYLLPFFCTAATVDTITIYSAAMKKSISCVVISPNSYKTQKSNYPVVYLLHGYSGNYSNWIQKVPSLKKQADDYQMLLICPDGGFSSWYFDSPVDSTMRYETYISKEVIKYIDTHYRTIKNKHGRAIAGLSMGGHGALFLSIRHPELFGACGSMSGGVDLLSSHNKYDIIKRIGDTTTNNPYWHDYSAVNFIENYKPSDSLAFIIDCGTSDGFYTINHQLHEKMLSLKIQHDYIERPGEHNWDYWANAVKYQLLFFRNYFNKYK
- the rplS gene encoding 50S ribosomal protein L19; this translates as MNAVAFVHEQLATKKQVPSFKAGDNITVNYKIIEGNKERIQSFKGDVIKRQGTGATATFTVRKISDGVGVERLFPTNSPNIDSIVLNKVGKVRRAKLFYLRERSGKSARIQEKRMATTS
- a CDS encoding Sec-independent protein translocase subunit TatA/TatB; its protein translation is MGDLFSGPHMILIILVVLLLFGGKKIPELMRGLGSGIREFKDAKDGVKREIKDQLNSESNKEVAASNSSKQISSDTQ
- the tatC gene encoding twin-arginine translocase subunit TatC produces the protein MKFFNIGKGDNSRAEMSFFEHLDVLRGHLFKSAVAVALGAIVMVVFDDLIIKKILMGPTHKDFPTYTFLCRLDQRFNLGDKLCMGEINVKMQSTTVAGQFGVFFNIILIGGFIIAFPYVFWQFWKFVRPALSSKELKNSRGVIFWVSFLFFIGVLFGYFVIAPYTVSFFAHFSIDDNIENIWTIGSYFNTLVPLILGAGLAFQLPLVMYFLAKVDVVSAKWLRKVRRYAIIIMLVLSGIITPPDMLSQIICTIPLLILYEISILLCAKVERRKAKESVVEWS
- the gatA gene encoding Asp-tRNA(Asn)/Glu-tRNA(Gln) amidotransferase subunit GatA, whose amino-acid sequence is MFLFNSIDEYHQQLIQGNTSCEAVITHYLQQIDKHKELNAFVNIYKEEALKRAAALDEKRKQREPLKKLHGVVVAIKDVICHKDHEVTASSNILKGFKSIYNATSVQKLLDEDAIIIGSCNCDEFAMGSSNENSSYGPVLNAFDTTKVPGGSSGGSAVAVQAGMCMVSLGSDTGGSVRQPADFCGIVGIKPTYGRISRYGLIAYASSFDQIGVFGNTIEDVEKTLEVISGPDDFDSTAIQQGSLNFSSSNNKEKKYRIAYFKEAIEHESLDKEISNGINKTLEQLKNNGNTVQAVEFDLLDYVVPAYYVLTTAEASSNLSRFDGVRYGHRTKEAVTDLVDFYKRTRSEGFGKEVQKRILLGTFVLSAGYYDAYYSKAQKVRRLLTDKIAAIFKEYDAIVLPTSPTTAFKLGEKTDDPIAMYLADIYTVFANLTGVPAISVPLYKHSNGMPFGLQVITNKQDELTLLEFSKVLMQHYKSYQHLATNE